In Jannaschia sp. W003, the genomic stretch CACCGTCTCGCCCCGCCAGGCGCGGGCGACGAGCGCGGCCAGCTCCGGCATGTGCGCGGCGCGCATACCCCGCCGCACCGCCTCGGGCATGCCCATCCGCAGGCCGTTCATGTCGCCCGCGACCGGATCCAGCGGCAGGCCGATGCCGCTGGCGAGGAGGCCCGAGGCGCGCAGCCGCTGCGCCATCGCCTGACCGCCCCCGGGGGGCTCCAGCGCGAACTGGTGGCTCCGGGTCTCGCCGTGCACCGGCAGCCCCTCGGCCCGCAGCGCGTCCGAGAGAGCGCGGGCGGCGGCCGTCATCTCGCGCGCGTAGTCGGCGCCGAACTCGCGCCAGTCCTCCAGCGCCACCCCGAGGGCGGCCACGCGGCCTGCGTCGAAGTTGGCGGTCATGCCCGGGAACGCCACCCGCTCCAGCGCCTCGGCGATGCGGTCGTCGTCGGTGACGATCAGCCCGCCCGCGGGGCCGCCGAGCGACTTGTAGGTGCTCATGGTGATCACGTGCGCGCCCTCGGCGAGCGGGTTCGGCCAGGCGCCCCCGGCAATGGGGCCGCAGAGGTGGGCCGCGTCGAACACCAGTACCGCGCCAACCGCGTCGGCGATCTCGCGGACCTTCGCCACGGGGTGGGGATGGAGGTTCAGCGACTGTCCGAGCGTGATGATCCGCGGGCGCACCTCGCGCGCGAGCTTCGCCAGCGCGTCCACGTCCACGGTGTAGCGGGCGGCATCGACGGGGGCCTCGACCACCCGCAGGCCCCGCAGACCCGCGCAGCCCGGCGCGTGGTGGGTGACGTGGCCGCCGATCGCGGCGGGCGGCGCGACGATCGCGTCGCCCGGCGCGGCCAGCGCGGTGAAGGCGAAGAGGTTGGCCATCGCCCCCGAGGGCACGCGCACCTCGGCGTGGCGGGCGCCGAACACGGCGCAGGCGAGGCGGGCCGCGACCACCTCGATCGCCTCGATCGCCTCCAGCCCGGTCTCGTACTTCGCGCCCGGCAAGCCCAGCGAGGGGCGCGAGCCCAGCCCCGCCGCCAGCAGCGCCTCGGCGCGGGGGTTCATGACGTTGGCGGCGGGGTTGAGGTTCAGGCAGTCGCGGTCGTGGATGCGCCGGTTCTCGGCCGCGAGCCGCTCGATCTCGGCGCGCGGATCGGCAGGCAGCGGCAGGGCGCGGATGCGCGCCTGCACGGCGCCGGGGTGCCAGGGGCGGGGGGCGAGCTCGGTCATGGGCGAGACGTCCCGCATGCCCGCGCGCGCGTCAATCGCCCACCGAGCGCCGCAGCACCCGGATGCGCGAGCGCAGCTCGTCGCGGTCCGAGTAGACGCCCTCGATGAACCGCTCGCCGCCCTTGGCGTCGTAGCCCGTCCGACCGTGCAGCACCCGGCGGTTGTCGAACGCGAAGAGGTCGCCCGCCCGGTAGCGCACCTCCAGCAGGTAGCGCGGGTCCTCGGCCCGCTCCGCGAAGGCGCGCACCGCGTTGTAGGCCCGGCGCTGGTCCTCGAGCGGCGCGCAGAGCGGGGCGCGCAGCCACACGGTGTAGCGGATCTCCGTGACCGCCCCGGCGCCGTCCAGGGCGATCACCGGCCCGGTGGCGCGGTGGTCGTGCTCGCGCGAGCGGTTCGCGAAGGTCCAGGGCACGGTGGTCAGCGCGTCCCACAGCAGCTTGTCGTCGCGCCGGATGTCCTCGGCCAGGCGGTAGCCGTCGACGTAGGTGCCCAGGCCCCCCGTGGTGGTGTTGGCGCGGCAGTGGAGGAACTGCAGGCCCGGCGGGCACTCGCGGCTGGCGAGGTCGGTGTGGGGCGGCAGGCCGTGGCTTGTATAGGCATTCGAGTCCGGGTCGTCCTTGATGGCCAGCGTGAACACCTTGCCGAAGTTCGAGGCCCGCACCACGCCGATGCGCTCGGCGATCTCCAGCAGGAGGCCGTCGCGCTCGGGGAGCCCGGTGAGGCTGGCGACGCCATGCCGGGCCAGCGCCTCCAGCCAGGCGAGGAAGGCCGCATTGTCGTCCAGCGCCCGCGCGCCGTCGAAGGCGGGCGCCTCGGGCATCGCGCCCGCGTCCCAGGTCTCGGGCGCCGGCACCGGATCGGGGCGCGGCGTGCCGGTCCAGGCGGTGCCGCGCAGCCAGCCGGGATGGTAGCGCGACGGCTCGTTCCGGTCCGACCAGTCGATCTCCAGCACGCCCTCCGCCGCGACCCGCACCGCGAGCGCGCGCAGGTCCGCGGGGATCGCGGCGGGCGAGACCAGCATCTCGCGCGAGAGCGGGTGGATGGTGCCCGGATCGGGCGAGTTCTCGCGCAGGAGGCGGGGGAAGTGCTCGGTGCTCAGGCCGTCGTCCCACGCGACGGCGATGGCGTCGCCGTGGATCGCCGCGGCGACGGGCAGGTGGCGGATGGGCCAGGGCTCGAAGTCCGGCGTGTAGGGCAGGGGCATGGCGCGGGCTCCGGTTGCGGCCCGCCCAGCGTCGGCGCCCGCCCGGAGGCCGTCTCGCCCGTTTGCGACCCCCTGCCGCGCGCGGCGGCCTAGAGCGCCGCCAGCCCGCGCCGGGCCGCCTCCAGCAGCGGCGCGGTCGGCTCGATGCCGGCGGAAAGGCGCAGGAAGCCCTCGGGCACCGCGTCGCCCCAGCGCGCGCGCCGGTCGGCCGAGGTGTGGGTGCCGCCGAACGAGGTCGCCGCGAGGATGCCCGCGCCCTCGATGAACCGGTCCGCCGCCGCGCGCCCGCCGAAGTCGGCGCCCAGCACGAGGCCCGGCGCCCGCATCTGCCGCGCCGCCAGCGCATGGTCGGGGTGGTCGGGCCGCCCCGGCCAGCGCACCGCCACGCCCGCCCCGGCCAGCGCGTCCGCCAATGCGGCGGCGTTAGCGCACATGCGCTCCATCCGCAGCTCCAGCGTCTCCAGGCTGCGCGAGAGCATCCACGCCTCGAACGGGCCGGGGATCATGCCCGCGAACTTGCGCACGGCGCGCAGGCGCTCCGTCAGCGCCTCGTCGCGGGTGGCGGCGTGGCCGAGGATCAGGTCGGAATGCCCCCCGGCGGCCTTCGTGTCGGCGGCCACCACGATGTCGGCGCCGAGGTCGAGGGGGCGCTGCAGGAGGCCGGTGCAGAAGGTGTTGTCGACCGCCAGCCGCGCCCCCGCCGCATGGGCGCGCGCGGCGAGCGCCTCGATGTCGAGGAGGTCGAGCCCCGGGTTCGACGGTGTCTCGATCAGCACCAGCGCGGCGCCGGCGAGGTCGGCCTCCGCCATCTCCCGCGTCGGCACCTCCACCGCCTCGACGCCGAAGGGCGCGAGGATGTCGCCCGCCACCACGCGGCTGTGGAAGTAGCCGTCGGACGGCAGCACCACCCGGTCGCCTGACTTCAGAGCGGCCAGCATCACGCCCGCGATCGCGCCCATGCCGGCGGCGAAGAGCGTGCAGGGCGCGCCCTCCAGATGCCCGAGCCGGGCCTCGCAGGCCTCCACGTTGGGCGTGCCGTATCGGCCGTAGATCGCATCGGGCGGGGGCTGGTCCCCGAGCCGGAAGGTGGAGGTGGTCACCAGCGGCTCGGCCACGGGATCGCCGTCGCGGAGCCGCGCGGTGCGGTGGTGGAGCATCGCCATCGCGGCGGCCTGGATGTCGTGGGGCAGCATGGGCCGAGGCGTAGGGGGCGGGCGCGGCGCGCGCAAGCGTGACTCCCCCTGCGCCCCGCGCTAGCGTCCCCGCCCGGGGAGACACCTATGCGCGACGGCACCATCCTGGCCTTCGGGGACAGCAACACCCACGGCACCGTGGCGCTTGCGCGGCTGGGCCAGCTCGACCGCCTGCCGCGCGCCCAGCGCTGGCCCGCGATCGCCGCCGGGCTCCTAGACCGCGAGGTGATCGCCGAGGGGCATCCGGGCCGCACCACGGTGCACGACGACCCCATCGAAGGGCCCCACAAGAACGGCGCGCGCGCGCTGCCCGCCCTTCTGGAGTCGCACCGGCCTCTTGCGGTCGTGGTGATCATGTTGGGCACCAACGACTGCAAGGCGCGCTTCTCGATGCGCGGCTGGGACATCGCGGCGGGGGCGGGGCGGCTGGCGCAGGTGGTGCAGGCCTCGGACGCCGGACCGGGCGGCGCCGCGCCCGCGGTGCTCCTGGTCGCGCCCGCACCGGTGGAGGAGCGGGGCGTGCTGGCCGAGATGTTCCAGGGCGGCCGCGCCCGGTCCCGCGCCATCGCGCCCGCGCTGGAGGCCGAGGCCGCGCGGCTTGGCTGCGGCTTCCTCGACGCGGGCCGCCACGCCGCGGTGGACCCGCTCGACGGCGTGCACCTGACCGCCGAGGGCCACGCCGCGCTGGGCCGGGCCGTGGCGGAGGCGGTGGCGTGAGGGTCCTCGTGCTGGGCATCTTCGTGGCCGACGCCACCTACCGCACGCCCCGCCTGCCGCGCATGGGCGAGACCGTGCTCGGCGGCGCCTTCGCGTTGGGCCCGGGCGGCAAGGGGTCCAACCAGGCGGTGGCCGCGGGGCGCGCGGGCGCCGACGTGACCATGCTCACCCGGATCGGGCGCGACGCCTTCGGCGACATGGCGGAGCGGGTCTGGGCCGAGGCGGGCGTGCGCTCCGCCGCAGAGCGGGTGGAGGAGGCGACGGGGTCGGCCTGCATCCTCGTGGACGACGCCTCGGGCGACAACGCCATCGTGGTGGCGCCGGGCGCGGCGGCGGGGGTCGATGCGGCGTTCGTGGAGGCCCACCGCGACCTCGTCCGCGGCGCGGGCATCGTGCTGACCCAACTGGAGCAGCCCGTGGAGGCGGCCCGGCGCGCTCTGGAGATCGCCCGCGAGGGCGGGGCGGTGACCGTCCTGAACCCCGCCCCGGCGGCGGCGCTGCCCGCGGGCATGCTTGGCCTTTGCGACTACGTCACCCCCAACGAGACCGAGGCCGAGGCGCTCTGCGGCATCGGCGTCGCCTCCGAGGCCGATGCCCGCCGCGCCGGCGCGCGCCTCCTGGAGATGGGCGTGGCCCGGGCCGCGATCCTCACCTTGGGCGCGCGCGGCGCCCTCTACAACGCCCGGGGCGCGTCGGAGCTGGTCCCCGCCCGCGCCGCCGGC encodes the following:
- the glyA gene encoding serine hydroxymethyltransferase; the protein is MTELAPRPWHPGAVQARIRALPLPADPRAEIERLAAENRRIHDRDCLNLNPAANVMNPRAEALLAAGLGSRPSLGLPGAKYETGLEAIEAIEVVAARLACAVFGARHAEVRVPSGAMANLFAFTALAAPGDAIVAPPAAIGGHVTHHAPGCAGLRGLRVVEAPVDAARYTVDVDALAKLAREVRPRIITLGQSLNLHPHPVAKVREIADAVGAVLVFDAAHLCGPIAGGAWPNPLAEGAHVITMSTYKSLGGPAGGLIVTDDDRIAEALERVAFPGMTANFDAGRVAALGVALEDWREFGADYAREMTAAARALSDALRAEGLPVHGETRSHQFALEPPGGGQAMAQRLRASGLLASGIGLPLDPVAGDMNGLRMGMPEAVRRGMRAAHMPELAALVARAWRGETVADAVRAFRAPFQRVDFAG
- a CDS encoding TauD/TfdA family dioxygenase, giving the protein MPLPYTPDFEPWPIRHLPVAAAIHGDAIAVAWDDGLSTEHFPRLLRENSPDPGTIHPLSREMLVSPAAIPADLRALAVRVAAEGVLEIDWSDRNEPSRYHPGWLRGTAWTGTPRPDPVPAPETWDAGAMPEAPAFDGARALDDNAAFLAWLEALARHGVASLTGLPERDGLLLEIAERIGVVRASNFGKVFTLAIKDDPDSNAYTSHGLPPHTDLASRECPPGLQFLHCRANTTTGGLGTYVDGYRLAEDIRRDDKLLWDALTTVPWTFANRSREHDHRATGPVIALDGAGAVTEIRYTVWLRAPLCAPLEDQRRAYNAVRAFAERAEDPRYLLEVRYRAGDLFAFDNRRVLHGRTGYDAKGGERFIEGVYSDRDELRSRIRVLRRSVGD
- a CDS encoding cystathionine gamma-lyase, coding for MLPHDIQAAAMAMLHHRTARLRDGDPVAEPLVTTSTFRLGDQPPPDAIYGRYGTPNVEACEARLGHLEGAPCTLFAAGMGAIAGVMLAALKSGDRVVLPSDGYFHSRVVAGDILAPFGVEAVEVPTREMAEADLAGAALVLIETPSNPGLDLLDIEALAARAHAAGARLAVDNTFCTGLLQRPLDLGADIVVAADTKAAGGHSDLILGHAATRDEALTERLRAVRKFAGMIPGPFEAWMLSRSLETLELRMERMCANAAALADALAGAGVAVRWPGRPDHPDHALAARQMRAPGLVLGADFGGRAAADRFIEGAGILAATSFGGTHTSADRRARWGDAVPEGFLRLSAGIEPTAPLLEAARRGLAAL
- a CDS encoding SGNH/GDSL hydrolase family protein — encoded protein: MRDGTILAFGDSNTHGTVALARLGQLDRLPRAQRWPAIAAGLLDREVIAEGHPGRTTVHDDPIEGPHKNGARALPALLESHRPLAVVVIMLGTNDCKARFSMRGWDIAAGAGRLAQVVQASDAGPGGAAPAVLLVAPAPVEERGVLAEMFQGGRARSRAIAPALEAEAARLGCGFLDAGRHAAVDPLDGVHLTAEGHAALGRAVAEAVA
- a CDS encoding ribokinase, which translates into the protein MRVLVLGIFVADATYRTPRLPRMGETVLGGAFALGPGGKGSNQAVAAGRAGADVTMLTRIGRDAFGDMAERVWAEAGVRSAAERVEEATGSACILVDDASGDNAIVVAPGAAAGVDAAFVEAHRDLVRGAGIVLTQLEQPVEAARRALEIAREGGAVTVLNPAPAAALPAGMLGLCDYVTPNETEAEALCGIGVASEADARRAGARLLEMGVARAAILTLGARGALYNARGASELVPARAAGPVRETTGAGDAFNGGFVAALAEGRAPLDAVRFGNAVAGISVTRPGAAASMPTRAEVDAAMG